In one Bacteroidota bacterium genomic region, the following are encoded:
- a CDS encoding flagellin — protein MPFTGGARINTNIAAMNAVNALNNINRDLGMHQERLATGRRINSSADDPSGYMISKKMEGRIRSMSSAIDNVGDASSTLGVAEGSYQKIADLLVQIKEKQTRFINGAFGSDEKTAIATEIVALASEIDDIVANNKFNGVQLLNGTYSEDFQVGESSAELFNVSFSASVSSASLLGTAAGSITSANIVGLTVDTGIGTVNSAIGAIGASLNRLSAKEENLNNAITNTEAAKSRIYDADIAKEQIKAAKLQILQQTATSMLAQANQAPQVFLSLFRS, from the coding sequence ATGCCGTTTACAGGTGGTGCAAGGATAAACACCAATATTGCAGCGATGAACGCGGTGAATGCGTTGAACAACATTAATCGCGATCTGGGAATGCACCAGGAACGCCTTGCAACAGGCAGGCGCATCAATTCATCAGCCGATGATCCATCCGGCTATATGATCTCCAAGAAAATGGAAGGTCGTATTCGGTCGATGAGTTCGGCGATTGATAACGTCGGAGATGCATCATCCACGTTAGGCGTTGCCGAGGGTTCCTACCAGAAAATCGCTGATCTGTTGGTGCAAATCAAAGAGAAGCAAACACGGTTCATCAATGGGGCATTCGGGAGTGATGAGAAGACTGCCATTGCCACGGAGATTGTGGCGTTGGCGTCGGAGATTGATGATATCGTTGCCAACAACAAGTTCAACGGAGTGCAGTTGCTCAACGGTACGTACTCCGAAGACTTTCAGGTTGGCGAGTCAAGCGCGGAACTGTTCAATGTATCGTTCAGTGCAAGCGTTTCGTCGGCTTCTCTTCTTGGCACGGCAGCAGGGAGCATTACCAGTGCCAATATTGTTGGTTTGACTGTTGACACGGGCATTGGGACTGTGAACTCGGCGATTGGCGCAATCGGGGCTTCGTTGAATCGTCTTTCCGCGAAGGAAGAGAACCTGAACAACGCTATCACGAACACAGAAGCGGCAAAAAGCCGGATCTATGATGCCGACATAGCAAAGGAACAGATCAAAGCTGCAAAACTCCAAATCTTGCAGCAGACAGCTACGTCTATGCTGGCGCAGGCAAATCAAGCGCCGCAGGTGTTCCTGTCTCTCTTCCGAAGCTAA
- a CDS encoding flagellar protein FlaG, with amino-acid sequence MSISPQIATPVMTMPPLSTTFAYSGQPGVYEPLVRFDQKVEDGRTEVSEKEVQRLAQDLDDALRPFNTELSFTVDKESEKMVIKIVDCETQEIVRQIPAEDALRLASRIKHLLGLLVDGNA; translated from the coding sequence ATGTCCATCTCCCCTCAAATAGCAACCCCCGTCATGACAATGCCCCCCTTGTCGACAACGTTCGCATACTCCGGACAACCCGGTGTGTACGAACCCTTGGTACGCTTTGACCAGAAGGTCGAGGATGGACGGACCGAGGTATCGGAAAAAGAGGTACAACGACTGGCTCAGGATCTTGATGACGCATTGCGGCCGTTCAACACCGAATTGAGCTTCACGGTGGACAAGGAGTCGGAGAAGATGGTTATCAAGATTGTGGACTGCGAAACGCAGGAAATTGTGCGACAGATTCCTGCAGAAGACGCCCTGCGGCTGGCTTCACGTATCAAGCATTTGTTAGGACTTCTTGTAGACGGGAATGCATGA
- the fliD gene encoding flagellar filament capping protein FliD, with the protein MATISTVTNQQIESLVQQYRYSISNPITLLQNRQTSLNTRLNVLSELKSKMTTLNNLAKGLKASGTTSKFNTFTVESSLGSVATGTATGTASPGTHSLLVTQLAKQDKVISAQLSSGATTIVGAEGAGQKTIGITVNGNAVNVDFEIEAGDTNSVVLNKLAAAVNASGGDVSAAVVSDTQGTSRLVFTSKKTGSEQSVSLTDVAGSVLDTIGLGATVMADRTASTATGGGFLYSSTGLLDAKFKLDGIDITRGTNSITDVLAGITLELKGVQSPADTPLTLTVSSDKSSIKSTVQDFIKAYNDVLSFLNAKTSVNPENKTREILASDQVFKGLRMNMRSLIGSPVSSVATGNPSLLAEIGITAASDGTLSITNAATFDNALAGNVRNVADLFNSADGVAGRMNALLESFTSTGGQLEIAQNGTKDQLSSIKTALTRNQTQIDARVALFRRQYEALYNAMTRISLQSQTVTNLLNQLYGY; encoded by the coding sequence ATGGCGACAATCAGTACGGTAACAAACCAACAGATCGAGTCCCTCGTTCAGCAGTATCGGTACAGCATCAGCAACCCGATAACGTTACTGCAGAACCGTCAGACTTCTTTGAACACGCGGTTGAACGTTCTTTCCGAACTGAAGTCGAAGATGACCACGTTGAACAACCTTGCCAAAGGGTTGAAAGCATCGGGCACAACGTCGAAGTTCAATACTTTCACGGTCGAAAGTTCACTTGGATCGGTGGCTACAGGCACTGCAACCGGTACGGCCTCTCCAGGAACCCATTCGCTGCTTGTAACTCAACTGGCGAAGCAGGACAAAGTCATTTCCGCCCAGCTTTCAAGCGGTGCCACAACAATTGTTGGAGCCGAGGGCGCCGGGCAAAAGACGATCGGCATTACTGTCAACGGCAACGCTGTCAATGTCGATTTTGAGATAGAAGCAGGCGACACGAATAGCGTTGTACTGAACAAACTGGCCGCGGCCGTAAATGCTTCAGGTGGTGATGTGTCGGCTGCCGTTGTTTCCGATACACAAGGGACAAGCAGACTGGTTTTCACAAGCAAAAAGACCGGGTCCGAACAATCCGTAAGTTTGACAGATGTAGCGGGAAGTGTACTTGACACGATAGGTCTGGGGGCTACCGTCATGGCAGACCGGACGGCTTCAACGGCAACGGGCGGAGGATTTCTGTATTCTTCGACCGGCCTTCTTGATGCAAAGTTCAAGTTGGATGGCATCGACATTACACGCGGAACGAATTCCATTACCGATGTACTTGCCGGCATTACTCTTGAACTGAAGGGCGTACAATCTCCCGCAGATACGCCGTTGACCTTGACTGTCAGTTCGGACAAATCGTCGATTAAGTCAACCGTTCAGGACTTCATCAAGGCATATAATGATGTTCTCAGCTTTCTCAATGCAAAAACGTCTGTAAACCCCGAGAACAAGACAAGGGAAATTCTGGCAAGCGACCAGGTGTTTAAAGGCTTGCGAATGAACATGCGTTCGCTGATTGGCAGTCCGGTGAGTAGCGTTGCAACCGGGAATCCGTCGTTGCTGGCTGAGATTGGAATAACAGCGGCATCCGACGGTACGCTAAGCATTACCAATGCGGCCACGTTCGACAATGCCCTTGCGGGCAACGTCCGCAACGTTGCCGATCTGTTCAACTCGGCCGACGGTGTAGCAGGACGTATGAATGCCTTATTGGAGTCGTTTACATCAACAGGCGGGCAATTGGAGATTGCCCAGAACGGAACGAAAGATCAACTGTCAAGCATTAAGACGGCGTTGACCCGAAACCAAACTCAGATAGATGCGAGGGTGGCGTTATTCAGGAGGCAGTACGAAGCATTGTACAATGCAATGACGAGAATTTCGCTACAGTCACAGACTGTAACGAATCTGTTAAATCAACTATACGGCTACTAA
- a CDS encoding flagellin: MPLTSGARINTNVAAMNALQSLNAINRDLGMHQERLATGKRINTAADDPSGYVISKKMEGRIRSMNSALDNVGDAQSTYGVAEGAYQKVADLLVQIKEKQTRFINGAFGADEKDAIATEIQALASEIDDIVSTTKFNGVSLLDGEYSESFQVGEGSTETFTVSFSASVSSASLLGTAAGSITSANVSGLTVDTGLGTVNSSIGTIGASLNRLSAKEANLNTAITNTEAAKSRIFDADIAKEQIKAAKLQILQQTSTSMLAQANTSPQVFLSLFR, from the coding sequence ATGCCACTTACCAGTGGAGCAAGAATCAACACTAACGTTGCCGCGATGAATGCGTTGCAGTCTTTGAACGCCATCAATCGCGACCTCGGTATGCACCAGGAACGCCTTGCGACCGGCAAGCGCATCAACACAGCAGCAGACGATCCGTCAGGATATGTCATTTCCAAGAAAATGGAAGGCCGCATCCGTTCGATGAATTCTGCGCTTGACAACGTTGGCGATGCGCAGTCGACATACGGTGTTGCCGAAGGTGCTTATCAGAAGGTTGCCGATCTGTTGGTTCAGATCAAAGAGAAGCAAACCCGGTTCATCAATGGTGCGTTCGGTGCCGATGAGAAGGATGCTATTGCAACCGAAATTCAGGCACTTGCAAGCGAAATCGACGACATCGTCTCGACGACGAAGTTCAATGGTGTCTCTCTGTTGGACGGCGAATACTCGGAGAGTTTCCAGGTCGGCGAAGGCAGCACGGAAACGTTCACTGTCTCATTCAGTGCAAGCGTCTCCTCTGCTTCATTGCTTGGCACGGCGGCTGGCAGCATCACTTCCGCCAACGTTTCGGGTCTCACAGTAGACACCGGACTTGGAACGGTGAACAGCTCGATCGGTACAATCGGTGCGTCGTTGAATCGCCTTTCTGCAAAGGAAGCGAATCTCAATACGGCCATCACGAATACCGAAGCAGCAAAAAGCCGTATCTTTGACGCTGACATTGCGAAGGAACAAATCAAGGCTGCAAAGCTGCAGATCCTTCAGCAAACGTCAACTTCAATGTTGGCACAGGCGAACACCTCGCCGCAGGTCTTCCTGTCACTGTTCCGTTAA
- a CDS encoding sigma-54-dependent Fis family transcriptional regulator, producing MSRGKILIVDDEAILTESLQNILSSTGYDVTSCLQGEDFLSMLTSVNPDLVLLDIFMGKVNGLQLLRKMKEEGNDIPVLMMTGHADVGLAVEAMKEGALDFVLKPFELAHLSVLIEKAMEQSQLKRKVKVLQSELEEQRQRSGIIGKSPALHRVLDTAEKLAQSDNTTVLLEGESGTGKELLARFIYQKSPRADKAFITVNCGAIPKNLAESEFFGYEKGAFTGATDKMRQGKFELADDGTIFLDEIGELSLDMQVKLLRVLEDRRFYRLGGTRELKVNVRVIAASNRDLAREVQEGRFREDLFYRLNVASVKVPPLRERIEDIGVISYAFLQEFSKKFSKETPKLSDDALSLLQNLQWKGNIRELRNAIERVVLLTSGPLLTVEHFAFLEDGMARNVNGEGNGKAYRLEIPSAGVSMGQVVRDLILKTLIITNGNQVHAAKILGLTRSKLRYRMDQLGIHPEQRSYRIEENEVVD from the coding sequence ATGTCAAGGGGGAAAATTCTAATCGTCGACGACGAGGCAATACTTACTGAGAGCTTGCAGAACATTCTGTCGTCAACCGGATACGATGTTACTTCGTGCCTTCAAGGGGAGGATTTTCTCTCCATGCTAACATCTGTCAATCCGGATCTTGTTTTGCTCGATATCTTCATGGGGAAAGTCAACGGCCTTCAGTTGTTGCGGAAAATGAAAGAGGAAGGCAACGACATCCCCGTTCTCATGATGACCGGACATGCCGATGTCGGCCTTGCTGTCGAGGCCATGAAGGAAGGTGCCCTTGATTTTGTGCTGAAGCCCTTCGAACTTGCACATCTTAGCGTGCTGATTGAGAAGGCGATGGAGCAATCGCAGTTGAAGCGAAAAGTCAAGGTCTTGCAGTCCGAGCTTGAAGAGCAGCGACAACGCAGCGGAATCATAGGGAAGAGCCCGGCGCTCCACCGGGTTCTGGACACAGCAGAAAAGCTTGCACAAAGCGACAACACAACAGTTCTGTTGGAAGGCGAGAGTGGTACAGGAAAGGAGCTGTTGGCGCGCTTCATCTACCAAAAAAGCCCGCGTGCCGACAAGGCATTTATCACGGTTAACTGCGGCGCGATTCCGAAGAACCTCGCCGAGAGTGAGTTCTTCGGGTACGAAAAGGGGGCGTTCACCGGCGCGACTGATAAAATGCGTCAGGGAAAATTCGAGTTGGCGGACGACGGAACAATTTTTCTTGATGAAATCGGCGAGTTGTCATTGGATATGCAGGTGAAACTGCTTCGTGTTCTCGAAGATCGTCGATTCTACCGGCTGGGCGGAACACGGGAACTGAAAGTGAATGTCCGCGTCATTGCGGCCTCCAACAGAGATCTCGCGCGAGAAGTACAGGAGGGAAGATTCCGGGAAGATCTCTTCTATCGCCTGAATGTTGCGTCCGTCAAAGTGCCTCCGTTGCGGGAACGCATCGAGGATATTGGAGTCATCTCGTACGCCTTCCTTCAGGAATTCAGCAAGAAATTCAGCAAAGAAACACCCAAGCTTTCCGATGATGCGCTCTCCTTGTTGCAGAATCTTCAATGGAAGGGTAACATTCGCGAACTGAGAAATGCTATTGAGCGGGTTGTGCTGCTCACCAGCGGACCATTGCTCACGGTTGAGCACTTTGCTTTTCTTGAGGACGGGATGGCAAGAAACGTGAATGGCGAAGGAAACGGGAAGGCCTATCGACTGGAGATTCCGAGTGCAGGAGTATCGATGGGTCAGGTGGTGAGAGACTTGATTCTGAAAACTCTCATTATCACGAACGGCAATCAAGTTCATGCTGCAAAGATTCTCGGCCTGACGCGATCGAAACTTCGGTATAGAATGGATCAACTGGGTATTCACCCTGAACAGCGAAGTTACCGGATAGAGGAGAATGAGGTTGTAGACTGA
- a CDS encoding response regulator, translating to MSTTANSQTIDAGNTLPSPFRVLVVDDMPENLTLLAEVFSTQGFTTVGSESGAEALHILGQNDIHLIVADAMMPTMDGFQLCREVKKNPAYAGIPYIIYTGHYVDVEDQLFAKSIGVDAYVMKFDGLSTLMETVNDLCQSCYGTPFSNNDVVKPNTSVSPTVDAQEFLERHHAVIVRKLEEKMQELEVYAETLAQKNREIQFSESRYRNLFERAGIGIFILDKENGKVLDVNAEGLSLLGYTKEELAVIEPLSFFQDNATAKAILQSGAFLSKETMLKRRDGHTVDVDLGAGPFSEQADKRIMVYVLDITEQKKMRQRLIQSEKMAFMGRLAASIAHDIRNPLAAITLNLQYLAKRLPADFPDRGALNFAIEGSQRIGKIIENTLNLARITPPVVKPEQINNIVSQALMFLKSSIAQRNISVETTLASDLPLIDVEAKQIEQVILNIIQNAIDCSPAKSTIQISTCLIENLNAQSEFSHSVAVVVLDRGPGLSPEQMKRLFEPFETTKRGGTGLGLALSKQIMDKHRAEIRIEPAVGGGTIARLIFPVTLTKNGDN from the coding sequence ATGTCAACAACCGCAAACAGTCAAACAATCGATGCTGGCAATACCCTTCCAAGTCCGTTTCGGGTTCTTGTTGTCGACGACATGCCCGAAAATCTTACTCTTCTGGCCGAGGTTTTCTCGACGCAAGGTTTCACAACGGTGGGCAGTGAATCCGGGGCAGAGGCCCTTCACATTCTCGGACAGAACGACATCCATCTCATTGTCGCGGATGCTATGATGCCGACGATGGATGGTTTCCAGTTATGCAGGGAGGTGAAGAAAAATCCCGCCTATGCCGGCATTCCTTACATCATCTACACAGGCCACTATGTGGATGTTGAAGACCAACTCTTTGCGAAAAGTATCGGAGTTGACGCCTATGTTATGAAATTTGACGGTTTGTCGACGTTGATGGAAACCGTGAACGACCTTTGCCAAAGTTGTTATGGAACGCCATTTTCGAATAATGATGTGGTCAAACCCAATACTTCCGTTTCGCCAACCGTTGATGCACAGGAATTTCTTGAACGGCATCATGCCGTTATTGTTCGGAAACTCGAAGAGAAGATGCAAGAACTGGAGGTGTATGCGGAAACGCTCGCACAAAAGAACCGCGAAATCCAGTTTTCAGAGTCTCGCTATCGCAATTTGTTTGAGAGGGCAGGCATTGGAATATTCATACTTGACAAGGAGAACGGAAAGGTGTTGGACGTGAATGCCGAAGGGCTTTCACTTCTCGGGTACACAAAAGAGGAACTTGCCGTAATAGAGCCTCTCTCGTTCTTTCAGGATAACGCAACCGCAAAAGCGATTCTTCAATCGGGGGCGTTTCTCTCAAAGGAAACCATGCTCAAGCGGCGTGACGGCCATACGGTGGATGTAGATCTTGGGGCCGGCCCATTTTCCGAACAAGCCGACAAGCGAATTATGGTGTACGTCCTCGACATAACAGAACAAAAGAAGATGAGGCAAAGGCTCATTCAATCTGAGAAGATGGCATTCATGGGTCGCCTTGCAGCAAGCATTGCCCACGATATTCGCAATCCTCTTGCCGCAATTACACTGAATCTGCAGTATCTGGCCAAACGTCTCCCTGCCGATTTTCCCGATCGCGGCGCGCTGAACTTTGCCATCGAGGGGTCTCAGCGGATTGGCAAGATCATTGAGAACACGCTGAATCTCGCACGTATCACACCTCCGGTGGTAAAGCCCGAGCAGATTAACAACATTGTGTCGCAGGCGCTTATGTTTCTCAAATCGTCAATTGCCCAGCGGAACATTTCAGTGGAAACCACACTTGCGTCCGACTTGCCGTTGATCGACGTTGAAGCGAAACAGATCGAGCAGGTTATTCTGAACATTATACAGAACGCTATTGACTGCTCTCCGGCGAAATCCACGATTCAGATTTCGACGTGCCTCATCGAAAATCTAAACGCTCAATCCGAGTTTTCTCATAGCGTGGCTGTTGTCGTTCTTGACCGCGGTCCCGGTCTTTCGCCCGAACAGATGAAGCGGCTGTTCGAACCTTTTGAAACCACAAAGCGGGGAGGGACCGGCCTCGGGCTGGCACTTTCGAAGCAGATTATGGATAAACATCGGGCCGAAATTCGCATTGAGCCTGCAGTTGGCGGGGGTACTATTGCCAGACTTATTTTTCCGGTTACATTAACCAAGAACGGAGATAACTGA
- a CDS encoding response regulator transcription factor has translation MEKISVLIADDHTIVRHGLVSLLSLCEEFEIVGEAENGRDAVDIALAKNPNVVLMDIGMPILNGLEATRQIRKLAPHIKVLILSGYDNDEYILQVIQTGANGYILKNSMLDDLYTAIRSVQRGQAFFSPAVSKVIVDSYVTRPSDRTGPAPKTTRPLTSREREILQLIAEGHLHHQIAERLKISVRTVDTHRNNIMKKLDLHDTASLVTYAIKNGILIMQR, from the coding sequence ATGGAAAAAATATCCGTTCTAATAGCCGACGATCATACGATTGTCCGGCACGGCCTTGTCTCTTTGTTGTCCTTATGTGAAGAATTTGAGATTGTCGGGGAAGCTGAAAATGGACGCGATGCCGTGGATATTGCTCTGGCGAAAAACCCGAATGTTGTGCTCATGGATATCGGAATGCCGATCCTGAACGGCTTGGAGGCTACACGCCAGATTCGAAAACTTGCTCCTCATATCAAGGTTCTTATCCTCTCAGGGTACGATAACGACGAGTATATTTTGCAGGTAATACAAACCGGGGCAAACGGGTACATCCTAAAAAACAGTATGCTGGACGACTTGTACACGGCAATCCGGTCTGTGCAGCGAGGGCAGGCATTCTTCAGCCCGGCGGTTTCAAAAGTAATCGTTGATAGTTATGTAACGCGGCCATCGGATCGTACGGGCCCTGCTCCGAAAACCACGCGTCCACTCACCTCCCGGGAACGTGAAATACTGCAACTTATCGCCGAAGGACATCTTCATCACCAAATTGCCGAACGCTTGAAGATCAGCGTCCGAACGGTTGATACTCACCGCAACAACATCATGAAGAAGCTCGACTTGCATGACACTGCGAGCCTTGTGACGTACGCCATCAAAAACGGCATCCTCATCATGCAGCGGTAG
- a CDS encoding response regulator, which yields MNTSESVVDQQACTRLLSDEQVKGKKLILIVDDEPVMQELGRDILEEHGYRVLVASDGLEALDMYRQYGDEIDLVVLDMLMPRLDGGQTYIEMKKMNVDIKAFFCTGYTPTEVIGPLLAEESLRALQKPFRPSEFVNTVRDVLSS from the coding sequence ATGAACACAAGCGAATCAGTTGTTGACCAGCAAGCATGTACGAGGCTTCTGTCAGACGAACAAGTCAAAGGGAAGAAACTTATCCTCATTGTCGACGACGAGCCTGTCATGCAAGAGTTGGGAAGAGACATCCTTGAGGAACACGGGTACCGCGTGCTGGTTGCTTCTGACGGACTTGAAGCTCTGGATATGTACAGACAGTATGGCGACGAGATTGACCTTGTTGTGCTTGATATGTTGATGCCGCGATTGGATGGCGGGCAAACGTATATTGAGATGAAGAAGATGAATGTTGATATCAAAGCATTCTTCTGTACAGGATATACGCCAACCGAAGTAATCGGTCCACTTTTGGCGGAAGAATCATTGCGCGCGTTGCAGAAGCCTTTCCGTCCATCAGAGTTCGTAAACACAGTCCGCGATGTACTCTCTTCGTGA
- a CDS encoding glycosyltransferase, with amino-acid sequence MTTPHSKTKSKRGRGSSLSLSMIVKNEEKFLPDCLESVKSIVDEIVIVDTGSTDATKVIAARYGARIFDFEWIGDFSAARNYSLERCTGDWVLYLDADERLTGGQVELLRKLISAGGVGAYNVLIENPHSLRQGNFNQENTYPRLFRRLPGVKFEGKVHEQVWPSLMRLKLAVKRSPLVIHHLGYGQGYDVVKQKAERNLELLKNQLTAECDDAYTQFQIGNTLVVLQRYAEAGPVLELALKNGKLDVTNRASCYNLLAEIEVKRGNIAGAVELCRESLQLAPKQLMAHWFLSLMYFDLKVYAKAIEQLKSIEYLLRIPGAQRSNQIASDLHLRREDVMKRMAMTYMAAGEFKNALIQYANIVELTQAKEGVVELLECAGQVEDARFVIDQFKHLAKANPNSSELLLPLAWHYRKLNDLDSAIHFIDKTLLAQPANSKAYGFAVRWKIEAGDVHSAERTLELAEENGVRDFELHKAGLQLSLQKGNVNAAFRHLELMSQTTDADLSPIKNRLVALTERMSAATSP; translated from the coding sequence ATGACAACGCCGCATTCAAAGACGAAGAGCAAACGAGGCCGGGGGAGTTCCCTCTCACTCTCGATGATCGTAAAGAATGAAGAGAAGTTTCTGCCCGACTGTCTTGAGAGCGTCAAAAGTATCGTTGATGAGATTGTCATCGTTGACACAGGTTCCACCGATGCAACGAAAGTCATAGCGGCCCGGTACGGAGCGCGAATATTTGATTTTGAATGGATCGGCGACTTCTCTGCTGCACGGAACTACTCACTTGAGCGGTGTACGGGCGATTGGGTCCTGTATCTTGATGCAGATGAACGACTTACAGGTGGTCAAGTAGAATTGCTGCGGAAGCTCATCTCAGCAGGGGGGGTCGGCGCATATAATGTTCTCATCGAAAATCCACACTCGCTGCGACAAGGCAACTTCAACCAGGAAAATACCTATCCGAGATTGTTCAGGAGATTGCCCGGAGTGAAGTTCGAGGGGAAAGTGCATGAACAAGTGTGGCCCTCGTTGATGCGACTGAAACTTGCCGTGAAGCGTTCACCTCTTGTTATCCACCATCTCGGTTATGGTCAAGGGTATGATGTCGTCAAACAGAAAGCGGAGCGGAATCTTGAGCTGTTAAAGAACCAACTTACTGCAGAGTGCGATGATGCGTATACGCAATTTCAGATTGGCAACACCCTTGTTGTACTGCAACGCTATGCAGAAGCCGGTCCGGTGCTCGAGTTGGCCTTGAAGAACGGCAAACTTGATGTGACCAATCGGGCCTCCTGTTACAACCTGCTTGCCGAAATTGAAGTGAAACGGGGGAACATAGCTGGAGCGGTCGAACTCTGCCGTGAATCACTTCAACTCGCTCCAAAACAATTAATGGCGCATTGGTTTCTCTCACTCATGTATTTCGATTTGAAGGTATATGCGAAGGCGATTGAGCAGTTGAAGTCCATCGAGTATCTGTTGCGGATTCCGGGTGCTCAACGTTCAAATCAAATTGCTTCGGATCTTCATCTGAGAAGGGAAGATGTCATGAAACGAATGGCAATGACATACATGGCGGCGGGAGAATTCAAGAATGCGCTGATACAGTATGCGAACATTGTTGAACTGACGCAAGCTAAAGAAGGAGTGGTAGAATTGTTGGAATGTGCCGGGCAGGTTGAGGATGCCCGTTTTGTGATTGATCAATTCAAGCATCTGGCAAAAGCAAATCCAAACAGTAGCGAGCTCTTGCTACCGCTTGCGTGGCATTACCGGAAACTGAATGACTTGGATTCTGCCATTCATTTCATAGACAAAACACTCCTTGCCCAGCCCGCAAACAGCAAGGCGTATGGCTTTGCTGTTCGGTGGAAGATTGAGGCGGGGGATGTTCATTCCGCTGAAAGAACTCTCGAATTGGCAGAGGAAAATGGCGTCCGAGATTTTGAGTTGCATAAGGCTGGCTTGCAACTGTCGCTGCAAAAAGGCAATGTGAATGCCGCATTTCGTCATCTTGAACTGATGTCGCAAACCACTGATGCTGATCTTTCGCCGATCAAGAATCGGCTTGTAGCGCTCACCGAAAGGATGTCGGCCGCTACTTCTCCTTGA